Proteins encoded within one genomic window of Leptospira stimsonii:
- a CDS encoding sodium:solute symporter family transporter: MHFGIADLLVLLLYVILVLFSGWFTSRKKDKDSSSYFLAGRELSWIPLSFSIVATETSTLTFLNIPGLSYSGNLTFLGLGLGFVLGRILVAQLFIPMYYQSGFISVYEWVGIKYGKVSQKTVTYLFKLTRILGDGVRMYASAIPVAILLEVFLKRYVSLEVGTLQIEILSLLLISGITILYTVQGGFRSVVWVDSIQFVIYLGGGIFAFFYLGYLLSQRGFDFLNVFQSASVAGKLKILEWNDFSSAYFFPTAILGGILLTLGTHGVDQMFVQRILACRSESDAKKAMVSSGIFVFFQFVLFLSIGVLLFFYYAGENLPKDKVFSKFILEEVPSPITGFLLAAILASAMSTLSSSINSLSLTTKVDLGISKFGSATLSLFWGLILLLSALLPLFLTAGKTGLVELGLSIASYTVGPIIAIFLTGRISSFYYMQELKDRAAALSIALTPIFTLVFGKWTGFGFTYLVPFGIGTCLLIGFILLKIQNRFSLQK; the protein is encoded by the coding sequence ATGCACTTCGGAATCGCGGACTTACTTGTACTTTTATTATACGTCATTCTCGTTTTATTCTCCGGTTGGTTTACATCCAGAAAGAAAGACAAAGATTCGTCCTCTTACTTTCTCGCGGGTAGAGAACTCTCGTGGATTCCGCTCAGCTTTTCCATTGTCGCGACGGAAACTTCCACGCTCACGTTTCTCAACATTCCCGGACTCAGTTATTCCGGAAATCTCACCTTTCTCGGATTGGGTTTGGGTTTTGTTCTCGGAAGAATCCTTGTCGCACAACTTTTCATTCCGATGTACTATCAATCCGGTTTTATTTCCGTTTACGAATGGGTCGGAATCAAATACGGAAAAGTTTCCCAAAAGACGGTGACCTATCTTTTCAAACTTACAAGAATCTTAGGCGACGGAGTGAGAATGTATGCGTCAGCCATTCCGGTGGCAATCTTACTGGAAGTGTTTCTCAAACGATACGTTTCACTCGAAGTAGGAACTCTTCAGATCGAAATTCTCAGTCTGCTTCTGATCTCCGGAATTACGATTCTTTATACCGTTCAAGGCGGTTTTCGTTCGGTCGTATGGGTCGACTCGATCCAGTTCGTGATCTATTTAGGCGGAGGGATTTTCGCTTTTTTTTATCTGGGTTATCTTTTATCGCAAAGAGGATTCGATTTTTTGAATGTGTTTCAGTCGGCTTCCGTCGCGGGAAAACTCAAAATTTTAGAATGGAATGATTTTTCTTCGGCGTATTTCTTTCCCACCGCGATTTTAGGCGGAATTCTTCTTACCTTAGGAACTCACGGAGTCGACCAGATGTTTGTACAAAGAATTCTGGCTTGCCGATCCGAATCGGATGCAAAAAAGGCGATGGTTTCATCCGGTATTTTTGTATTCTTTCAATTCGTATTGTTTTTGAGCATCGGAGTCTTGTTATTTTTTTATTACGCAGGAGAGAATCTCCCCAAGGATAAGGTTTTTTCCAAATTTATTTTGGAGGAAGTCCCGTCCCCGATCACGGGATTTTTACTCGCGGCCATCCTCGCTTCCGCGATGTCCACGCTTTCGAGTTCCATCAACTCCTTATCGCTCACGACTAAGGTGGATTTGGGAATTTCAAAATTCGGATCCGCAACCTTGAGTCTTTTTTGGGGATTGATCCTATTACTCAGCGCGCTCCTTCCACTTTTCCTAACCGCGGGAAAAACGGGTTTGGTGGAACTGGGACTTTCCATCGCGTCTTACACGGTTGGGCCGATCATCGCGATCTTTCTAACGGGAAGAATATCAAGTTTTTATTATATGCAAGAATTGAAAGATAGAGCCGCCGCGCTTTCGATCGCGTTGACTCCGATTTTCACCCTTGTCTTCGGCAAATGGACCGGCTTTGGTTTTACTTATTTGGTTCCTTTCGGAATCGGAACCTGTCTTCTGATTGGATTCATTTTATTAAAAATTCAGAATCGTTTTTCTCTTCAAAAATAG
- a CDS encoding alpha/beta fold hydrolase — protein MSAVDLYSRKIPFQTQRFSAPICGSILVLHGLFGSSKNWQTVGDFLARYSDVYLLDLRNHGNSPHSSEHSLASMVDDLDAWIRKNQIVKPVLLGHSMGGLVSMGFALRNPEIPSLLLIQDIVPKDYPLRYELEFACLRTDVSKFKTRQEIDAVLSQILPNAFIRNFLEMNLERMESGGYRWKLNVEGIERSPRLLQDFFQKYTESPYSKKAHFLIGGASEYFLEEDIVVARKFFPNSEFHRIPGGDHYIHFTKAFEYKRILESIFEEKNDSEFLIK, from the coding sequence ATGTCTGCAGTAGATCTTTATTCTCGCAAAATCCCATTCCAAACTCAAAGATTTTCCGCACCGATTTGTGGTTCTATTTTAGTTCTTCACGGACTTTTCGGTTCCTCAAAAAACTGGCAAACCGTGGGGGACTTTTTGGCTCGTTATTCGGACGTCTACTTGCTTGATCTTCGAAATCACGGAAATTCACCCCATTCTTCCGAACATTCCCTCGCATCTATGGTCGATGACCTGGATGCCTGGATTCGTAAGAATCAAATCGTCAAACCCGTGTTACTCGGACATTCGATGGGCGGACTTGTGAGCATGGGATTCGCTCTTCGAAATCCGGAAATCCCGTCACTTCTTTTGATCCAAGATATCGTTCCGAAAGATTACCCTTTACGTTACGAACTTGAATTCGCATGTCTTCGAACCGACGTTTCGAAATTCAAAACGAGACAGGAAATAGACGCGGTTCTTTCTCAGATTCTCCCGAATGCGTTCATTCGAAATTTTTTGGAGATGAATTTAGAAAGAATGGAATCGGGCGGTTATCGATGGAAGTTGAACGTGGAAGGGATCGAAAGATCTCCTCGATTACTTCAGGATTTTTTTCAAAAATATACGGAGAGTCCGTATTCGAAAAAAGCTCACTTTCTGATCGGCGGAGCTTCGGAATATTTTTTAGAGGAAGATATCGTAGTAGCTCGTAAATTTTTTCCAAACTCGGAATTCCATAGAATCCCGGGTGGAGACCATTATATCCACTTTACAAAAGCGTTCGAATACAAAAGAATTCTTGAATCTATTTTTGAAGAGAAAAACGATTCTGAATTTTTAATAAAATGA
- a CDS encoding pyridoxal phosphate-dependent aminotransferase → MDLSAKRLNVIEPSPTLAITAKANELKKKGEDIVSFGAGEPDFETPSHIKDAAKKAIDKGMTRYTAVSGTVELKEAIVTKFKRDNGLDYEKNQILIGTGGKQVIYNYFLATLNAGDEVIIPAPYWVSYADIVRLAEGVPVIIQTTPESNFQITPEQLKKAITPKTKCLIVNSPSNPTGAGYSRKDLEALGEVILSSGIHVMSDDIYEKIVYDGFVFSNLAMISPELKKRTFVINGVSKTYSMTGWRIGYGAGDSSIVKNMETIQSQSTSNPSSISQAAAEAAIGGDQSCVEDMRKAFEQRRNIIVSLLNAIPGVHCKNPQGAFYVFPYLNEVYKTPGFERLRKESSETSLSKLFCDVLLEKYKVAAVPGIAFGEDNAMRLSYPMSESDIKRGVDRIAEMIRDLSK, encoded by the coding sequence ATGGATCTCAGCGCAAAAAGGCTGAACGTCATCGAGCCCTCTCCCACGCTCGCTATTACTGCGAAAGCGAACGAGCTTAAAAAAAAGGGAGAGGACATTGTAAGTTTCGGAGCGGGCGAACCCGATTTCGAAACCCCGTCCCATATCAAAGACGCCGCCAAGAAGGCGATCGATAAGGGAATGACGCGTTATACGGCTGTTTCCGGTACTGTGGAGCTCAAAGAAGCGATCGTAACCAAGTTTAAACGAGACAACGGTCTCGATTATGAAAAGAACCAGATCCTTATCGGAACCGGAGGAAAACAGGTTATATACAATTACTTTCTCGCGACGTTAAACGCTGGGGACGAGGTCATCATTCCCGCTCCGTATTGGGTGAGTTATGCGGACATCGTACGCCTTGCCGAAGGTGTGCCTGTGATCATTCAGACGACGCCGGAAAGTAATTTTCAGATCACTCCGGAACAGTTGAAAAAAGCAATTACGCCGAAGACAAAATGTCTGATCGTCAATTCTCCGTCCAACCCGACGGGCGCCGGTTATTCGAGAAAAGATCTGGAAGCCTTAGGTGAGGTCATCCTATCCAGCGGAATTCACGTGATGAGCGACGATATCTACGAAAAGATCGTCTATGACGGATTTGTATTTTCCAATCTCGCGATGATTTCTCCCGAACTCAAAAAACGGACCTTTGTAATCAACGGAGTTTCGAAAACGTATTCGATGACCGGGTGGAGAATCGGTTATGGAGCGGGGGATAGTAGCATCGTTAAAAACATGGAAACGATCCAAAGCCAGTCTACTTCCAATCCTTCTTCGATTTCCCAAGCCGCCGCGGAAGCCGCGATCGGCGGGGATCAATCCTGTGTCGAGGATATGAGAAAAGCTTTTGAACAAAGAAGAAACATCATCGTTTCCCTCTTAAATGCGATTCCTGGAGTACATTGTAAGAATCCGCAAGGCGCATTCTACGTTTTTCCGTATCTGAACGAAGTATACAAAACTCCCGGTTTTGAAAGACTCAGGAAAGAATCTTCCGAAACGTCGTTGAGTAAGCTTTTCTGTGATGTTCTATTAGAAAAGTATAAAGTTGCGGCCGTTCCAGGGATCGCTTTCGGGGAAGACAACGCGATGAGGCTATCATATCCGATGAGCGAATCCGATATCAAACGCGGAGTAGATAGAATCGCGGAAATGATAAGGGATCTGAGCAAGTAA
- a CDS encoding aldose 1-epimerase: protein MTEIASEHSRLKLNEAGNQILSWIWKHPVTEKNLEIIAGYDSSERFFNSGSYLMFPWVNRHTSETIQLCEETISLHDLGTKDAKGYPSHGLAYSWRRSVIDRTDHSVLFELVPDESVSLTPLGKIRVREEYSLHTISKEEVLTLRTFFQNENSIPFRFCYGYHPYFRIHSQSSLAQLRSNLKKQIPLQEDLIPVYPIYGVETDVFDLEKIPKLDSLFYGEEPNVLLQVRNEAYQVAIHSYADHSTEIPLSYVQIYTDFSGNRIAIEPMSAPGNAYLHGFSLTTLLPEEEKSGCFQISLSAL from the coding sequence GTGACTGAAATTGCAAGCGAACATTCCAGATTGAAACTCAACGAAGCTGGAAACCAGATTCTTTCCTGGATCTGGAAACATCCCGTCACCGAAAAAAATTTAGAGATCATCGCGGGATACGATTCATCGGAACGATTTTTTAATTCTGGGTCGTATTTGATGTTTCCTTGGGTCAATCGTCACACCTCAGAAACCATTCAGCTCTGTGAAGAAACGATTTCATTGCATGATTTGGGAACAAAGGACGCAAAAGGTTATCCTTCGCATGGACTTGCGTATTCCTGGAGAAGGAGCGTCATCGATAGAACGGATCACTCCGTTTTATTCGAGTTGGTTCCCGACGAATCCGTTTCCCTTACACCCTTAGGTAAGATTCGAGTTCGGGAAGAATATTCTTTGCATACGATTTCCAAAGAAGAGGTTTTGACTCTTCGCACTTTTTTTCAAAATGAGAATTCGATACCGTTTCGATTTTGTTACGGTTATCATCCGTATTTTCGGATCCATTCTCAATCCTCCTTGGCGCAACTGCGGTCTAACTTAAAGAAACAGATTCCTTTACAAGAAGATTTGATTCCGGTTTATCCCATCTATGGAGTGGAGACCGATGTATTCGATTTAGAGAAGATACCAAAGCTCGATTCCTTATTTTATGGAGAGGAACCGAACGTACTTTTACAAGTGAGAAACGAAGCCTATCAAGTTGCGATTCATTCTTATGCGGATCATTCGACAGAGATACCTCTTTCTTACGTGCAAATCTACACGGACTTTTCCGGAAACAGGATTGCGATCGAACCGATGAGCGCACCGGGAAACGCGTATTTACACGGTTTTTCTTTGACGACATTGCTTCCGGAGGAGGAAAAAAGCGGTTGTTTTCAAATTTCTCTCTCCGCGTTGTAA
- a CDS encoding DsbA family protein codes for MQDIIAKLKAKESRPLLMITALFLLYIAVTSPLVVSYFSPDGVAEINGRTYTIKDVEKENPKIARKFHSETNDRLYRVLSEFASKKVVALAAKERNVSEKDLMEPSVQEPTLAEMREIYEQYKNSPALKGKSFDAVKAEIQNHLLSQKKEEARNSIFGELRNQYKISVKVKELPPMRDDSILAGNNPSLGPEKAKVTVIEFSDFECPYCKRSQDVNSQLRAKYKDQIRWVFRDYPLSFHPNAMFAHIAANCSAPQGKYWEFFNVLFQNSGNLPKDRVLDLARTTGLDMKAFSQCVNDAAVRKEVEADMAEGEKYGVSGTPAFFINGIMVEGAQPLEAFTKVIDQELKN; via the coding sequence ATGCAAGACATAATTGCCAAACTCAAAGCAAAGGAATCGAGACCGCTTCTAATGATCACCGCACTCTTTCTACTTTATATCGCAGTCACTTCTCCTTTGGTCGTTTCCTACTTCTCTCCGGACGGCGTTGCCGAGATCAACGGAAGGACATACACCATCAAGGACGTGGAAAAGGAAAATCCGAAGATTGCTCGTAAATTTCATTCGGAGACCAACGACCGTTTGTATCGAGTGCTTTCCGAGTTTGCGAGTAAGAAGGTTGTTGCTTTAGCCGCAAAAGAGCGTAACGTTTCGGAGAAGGATCTCATGGAACCTTCCGTTCAAGAACCGACTCTCGCAGAGATGCGCGAGATCTACGAGCAATATAAGAATTCTCCGGCGCTCAAAGGAAAGTCCTTTGACGCGGTGAAGGCGGAAATTCAGAATCATCTTCTTTCTCAAAAAAAAGAAGAGGCTCGTAACTCAATCTTTGGAGAACTTCGGAATCAATACAAGATTTCCGTAAAGGTAAAAGAACTTCCTCCGATGAGGGATGATTCGATTCTCGCCGGAAACAATCCTTCCTTAGGTCCTGAAAAAGCGAAGGTCACCGTGATTGAATTTTCCGATTTCGAATGCCCTTATTGCAAACGGAGTCAAGACGTCAACTCTCAACTCAGAGCGAAGTATAAAGACCAGATTCGTTGGGTTTTTAGAGATTATCCTCTTTCCTTTCACCCAAACGCAATGTTCGCGCATATCGCCGCAAACTGCTCGGCTCCCCAAGGTAAGTATTGGGAATTTTTCAACGTTCTTTTTCAGAATTCGGGAAATCTTCCAAAAGATCGCGTATTGGATCTGGCAAGAACGACCGGCTTGGATATGAAAGCATTTAGCCAGTGCGTGAACGACGCCGCCGTGAGAAAAGAAGTGGAAGCGGACATGGCGGAAGGGGAAAAATACGGTGTCAGCGGAACTCCCGCATTCTTTATCAACGGAATTATGGTGGAAGGCGCTCAACCATTGGAAGCGTTTACCAAAGTGATCGATCAAGAACTTAAAAATTAA
- a CDS encoding DNA repair helicase XPB — protein MSKPLIVQSDKTMLLEVDNPEFEACQTIVSKFAELEKSPEYLHTYRISPLSLWNAASIKMSADEIVECLEKFSRYSVPKNIVNEIREQISRYGKVKLVKEESGELAIISNEKGFLQEIGNHRAVQPFIESTFPDKIYIKKEYRGHIKQALIKIGFPVEDLAGYDEGNKYGFNLRPESISGKKFGMRDYQRACVEVFHAGGGNEGGSGVVVLPCGAGKTIVGIGVMQIVGAETLILVTNTLSIRQWRNEILDKTDIPPEDIGEYSGEVKEIRPITIATYNILTHRKKKGGDFTHFHLFSANNWGLIVYDEVHLLPAPVFRMTSELQAKRRLGLTATLVREDGLEEDVFSLIGPKKYDVPWKELESKSWIAEAKCKEIRVNMDDDLRLKYSIADDREKFRLASENPEKMKAIELIMKKHSESHLLVIGQYINQLEEISKKFNIPLITGKTPLPERQTLYDAFRSGQIKSLVVSKVANFSIDLPDANIAIQVSGTFGSRQEEAQRLGRILRPKGHDNTAVFYSLISRDTNEERFGQNRQLFLTEQGYEYEIYTLDQFREAQEELAQLQLNNA, from the coding sequence ATGAGCAAACCCTTAATCGTTCAGAGTGATAAAACCATGCTTTTGGAGGTCGATAACCCCGAGTTTGAGGCCTGTCAGACCATTGTTTCCAAATTTGCAGAACTAGAAAAAAGCCCGGAATACCTCCATACATATAGAATTTCTCCACTTTCTCTCTGGAACGCCGCCTCGATCAAGATGTCTGCGGATGAAATCGTAGAATGTCTCGAAAAATTCTCACGCTACTCGGTTCCAAAAAATATAGTAAACGAAATCCGTGAACAGATCAGCCGTTACGGAAAAGTAAAACTCGTCAAAGAAGAATCCGGAGAACTTGCAATCATCTCCAATGAAAAAGGATTTCTCCAAGAGATCGGTAATCACAGAGCGGTGCAACCGTTCATCGAATCCACATTCCCGGATAAGATCTATATCAAAAAAGAATACCGTGGACATATCAAACAGGCACTTATCAAAATAGGATTCCCTGTCGAAGACCTCGCCGGTTACGACGAAGGAAATAAATACGGTTTCAATTTAAGACCGGAAAGTATCAGCGGTAAAAAGTTCGGAATGCGCGACTACCAAAGAGCCTGTGTGGAAGTGTTTCACGCGGGCGGTGGGAATGAAGGTGGTTCCGGAGTGGTGGTTCTCCCTTGCGGTGCGGGGAAAACCATCGTCGGAATCGGAGTGATGCAGATCGTCGGAGCGGAAACTCTGATCCTGGTAACGAACACACTTTCGATTCGTCAGTGGAGAAATGAAATCCTCGACAAAACCGACATTCCTCCCGAAGACATCGGAGAATATTCCGGTGAAGTCAAAGAAATCCGTCCGATTACGATCGCGACTTATAACATTCTTACACATAGAAAGAAGAAAGGTGGGGATTTTACGCACTTTCACCTCTTCAGCGCCAACAACTGGGGACTGATCGTCTATGACGAGGTTCACTTACTTCCAGCTCCGGTGTTCAGAATGACTTCCGAACTTCAAGCAAAAAGAAGACTCGGTTTAACGGCGACGCTGGTTCGAGAAGACGGTCTCGAAGAAGACGTATTCTCGCTCATCGGTCCAAAAAAATACGACGTTCCTTGGAAGGAACTCGAAAGTAAATCCTGGATCGCGGAAGCGAAGTGTAAGGAAATCCGAGTCAACATGGACGATGATCTTCGTTTGAAATATTCCATTGCGGACGACCGCGAGAAGTTCAGACTCGCTTCGGAAAATCCGGAGAAGATGAAGGCGATCGAACTCATCATGAAAAAACATTCCGAGTCACATTTGCTCGTGATCGGGCAATACATCAATCAGCTGGAAGAAATATCAAAGAAATTTAATATTCCTCTGATTACGGGGAAAACCCCGCTTCCGGAAAGACAAACTCTGTATGATGCATTTCGTTCGGGACAGATCAAGTCTCTCGTGGTCAGTAAGGTGGCGAACTTTTCCATCGACTTACCGGATGCAAACATTGCGATTCAGGTTTCAGGGACGTTCGGTTCCAGACAAGAGGAAGCGCAGAGATTGGGACGAATCCTGAGACCGAAAGGGCACGACAATACGGCCGTATTCTATTCTTTGATTTCGAGAGATACGAACGAAGAAAGATTCGGACAGAATCGTCAGTTGTTTCTCACGGAACAAGGATACGAGTATGAAATTTATACTCTGGATCAGTTCCGAGAAGCGCAGGAAGAATTGGCACAGCTTCAATTGAACAACGCCTGA
- the thrB gene encoding homoserine kinase: MTSIRQYSITVPGTSANLGPGFDLFGLAFRIYNQFQFRFFPEGEFNTSVKGAEVLPFGPDEDLVISSYRSYFQRFLPGEKPIPYSLVMDLRLPMKGGLGSSASAAVAGVCAGRFAHKHFYSKLPIPKENEFLFHLAQIEGHPDNTIPAYLGGFVFAYFNGVRIEFVKKKFPKRVRCFLLVPDLETSTHLSRKTLPSFYSTEDVIFNMSRVATWMEFLDSGNMELLKLALEDRVHTPYRMHSEFELNPLLEKIKKNLIGYSLSGSGPSVLLFCERKKAGRVEQILKEKLAEFCDQTHFGCQILSLKVEDDGIIESEKNIKNS, from the coding sequence ATGACATCGATCCGACAGTATTCCATCACCGTTCCCGGAACCTCAGCCAATCTTGGGCCGGGTTTTGATCTTTTCGGTCTTGCCTTTCGAATTTACAACCAATTTCAATTTCGTTTTTTTCCGGAAGGAGAATTCAATACTTCCGTAAAGGGAGCCGAGGTATTGCCTTTCGGACCGGACGAAGATCTCGTCATTTCATCGTATCGTTCTTACTTCCAAAGATTTCTTCCGGGAGAAAAACCGATTCCGTATTCTCTTGTGATGGATCTACGTCTTCCGATGAAAGGGGGTTTGGGTTCGAGTGCGAGCGCCGCCGTCGCTGGAGTTTGCGCTGGACGTTTCGCACACAAACACTTTTATTCGAAACTTCCGATTCCGAAAGAAAATGAATTTCTGTTTCATCTCGCGCAGATCGAAGGTCATCCCGACAATACGATTCCCGCTTATTTAGGCGGGTTTGTGTTCGCTTATTTTAACGGAGTCAGGATCGAATTTGTAAAAAAGAAATTTCCAAAGAGAGTCCGTTGTTTTTTGCTCGTTCCCGATTTGGAAACTTCCACCCATCTATCGCGGAAAACTCTTCCGAGTTTTTATTCCACCGAAGACGTGATTTTTAACATGAGTCGAGTCGCCACTTGGATGGAATTTTTGGATTCCGGAAATATGGAACTCTTGAAGTTAGCTCTGGAAGATCGGGTTCACACACCGTATCGGATGCATTCCGAATTCGAGCTCAATCCTCTCTTGGAAAAAATTAAGAAGAATCTTATCGGCTACTCACTTTCCGGAAGCGGACCGTCCGTTCTTCTTTTTTGCGAACGCAAAAAGGCGGGAAGAGTGGAGCAGATTTTGAAGGAAAAGCTTGCCGAGTTCTGCGACCAAACTCATTTCGGTTGTCAGATCCTTTCTTTAAAAGTGGAAGACGACGGAATTATAGAATCCGAGAAGAATATTAAAAATTCTTAA
- a CDS encoding malate dehydrogenase → MSKTVKVAVTGAAGQIGYSLLFRIASGQMFGPDTAVEIQMLELEAAVPAAKGVIMELEDCAFPLLQKVTVSSDLDVAFKDINWALLVGSVPRKAGMERGDLLKINGGIFVNQGKAIEKNAANDVRILVVGNPCNTNCLIAMNNAKGVPGDRWFAMTKLDENRAKSQLAGKAGVPVKEVTHLGIWGNHSSTQYPDFYNAKISGKPVTDVISDHDWLKGDFIKNVQQRGAEIIKARGASSAASAANGVVDTVRGIITPTASGDAFSAAIVSDGSYGAEKGLIFGFPLKSDGKKVEIIQGLPLNDFAKEKFKITHDELVSERNEVKEML, encoded by the coding sequence ATGAGTAAGACAGTGAAAGTCGCTGTTACAGGCGCTGCAGGACAAATCGGATATTCTCTACTTTTTAGAATCGCTTCCGGACAAATGTTCGGACCCGATACTGCGGTAGAAATTCAAATGCTTGAATTGGAAGCGGCGGTCCCTGCGGCAAAAGGTGTTATTATGGAATTGGAAGACTGCGCGTTTCCTCTTCTTCAAAAAGTGACTGTCTCTTCGGATTTGGACGTCGCTTTCAAAGATATAAACTGGGCCTTACTTGTTGGATCGGTTCCTAGGAAAGCCGGAATGGAAAGGGGAGATCTCCTCAAGATCAACGGTGGGATTTTCGTGAACCAAGGAAAGGCGATCGAAAAGAACGCGGCAAACGACGTAAGAATTCTCGTCGTCGGTAATCCTTGCAATACGAACTGTTTGATCGCGATGAACAACGCAAAAGGTGTTCCAGGAGATCGTTGGTTTGCGATGACTAAGCTCGATGAAAACAGAGCAAAATCTCAGTTAGCCGGTAAAGCGGGAGTTCCCGTAAAAGAAGTCACTCATCTTGGAATCTGGGGAAACCATTCTTCTACACAATATCCTGATTTTTACAACGCAAAGATTTCCGGAAAACCGGTGACCGATGTTATCTCCGATCACGATTGGTTGAAAGGTGATTTTATCAAGAACGTTCAACAAAGAGGCGCAGAAATCATCAAAGCAAGAGGCGCTTCCTCCGCGGCGAGTGCCGCAAACGGAGTCGTGGACACCGTTCGTGGGATCATCACTCCGACAGCTTCGGGCGATGCTTTCTCCGCCGCGATTGTTTCCGATGGATCGTATGGTGCGGAAAAAGGTCTGATCTTCGGATTTCCTTTGAAGTCCGACGGAAAGAAAGTGGAGATCATCCAAGGACTTCCTTTGAACGATTTCGCAAAAGAGAAATTCAAAATCACTCATGACGAACTCGTTTCCGAAAGAAATGAAGTGAAGGAAATGCTCTAA
- a CDS encoding aminotransferase class I/II-fold pyridoxal phosphate-dependent enzyme, whose translation MNPSTFIQKASSVLKSLERDFLYRTLEVPFGVDLSSNDYLSLTKHSELIASLKEGLDLYGAGSGASRLVNGHRESFDRAEAACSEWTGTESALFVANGYAANLGLLSCIANAKTEIFTDRLNHASILDGVRLSGAEKTYYKHLNLDHLEESLRKSKKKEKIIVSETVFSMDGDLAPIEDLVFLKNKYEAVLVLDDAHSIGVFGKLGCGRVSQVLGKDKIKEVDFITYTSGKALGLEGAWIGTSEIGREFLINKMRTFIFSTAPMPAIAHAIPTSIALLKKMDQERKTLLQKSNRLREWVETKNYPKTKSESQIIPILFPSEKAVLETAALCRENGLYVKAIRPPTVPVPRLRICVHSDTTDSILEKLISLLPEF comes from the coding sequence CTGAATCCGTCAACATTCATTCAGAAGGCCTCTTCTGTTCTGAAATCCCTGGAAAGGGATTTCTTATATAGAACCCTGGAAGTTCCTTTCGGGGTTGATTTGTCTTCCAACGATTACCTTTCTCTCACAAAGCATTCCGAACTCATCGCAAGTCTCAAAGAAGGTTTGGACCTATATGGAGCCGGTTCCGGCGCGTCTCGATTGGTCAACGGTCATCGAGAAAGTTTTGATCGGGCGGAAGCCGCTTGTTCGGAGTGGACGGGAACGGAAAGCGCTTTGTTTGTCGCAAACGGCTACGCCGCAAATCTCGGACTTCTTTCTTGTATCGCGAACGCAAAGACTGAAATTTTTACCGATCGTCTCAATCACGCTTCGATCTTGGACGGAGTTCGTCTTTCCGGAGCGGAGAAAACATATTATAAACATCTAAACTTGGATCACTTGGAGGAATCGCTCCGCAAATCAAAGAAGAAGGAAAAAATCATCGTATCTGAAACCGTCTTTAGCATGGACGGAGATTTGGCGCCGATTGAAGATCTTGTTTTTTTAAAAAATAAATACGAAGCGGTTCTCGTTTTGGACGACGCGCACTCGATCGGCGTTTTTGGAAAACTAGGTTGTGGAAGAGTTTCCCAGGTTCTCGGAAAGGATAAAATCAAAGAAGTGGATTTTATCACCTACACGAGCGGAAAGGCACTCGGATTGGAGGGCGCGTGGATTGGAACCTCCGAAATCGGAAGAGAATTCCTCATCAACAAAATGCGAACATTCATTTTTTCTACAGCGCCTATGCCGGCGATTGCACACGCCATTCCCACTTCGATCGCTCTGTTGAAAAAGATGGATCAAGAGAGGAAAACTCTCCTTCAGAAATCGAATCGCCTCCGGGAATGGGTCGAGACTAAAAACTATCCGAAGACCAAGTCGGAATCGCAAATCATACCGATTCTTTTTCCTTCCGAAAAAGCAGTTTTGGAGACTGCCGCGCTTTGTAGGGAGAACGGACTCTATGTAAAGGCGATTCGGCCACCGACGGTCCCCGTTCCTCGTTTACGAATTTGTGTTCATTCGGATACGACGGATTCTATATTAGAAAAGTTGATTTCTCTTTTACCGGAGTTTTGA